In a genomic window of Occallatibacter riparius:
- the cyaY gene encoding iron donor protein CyaY — MIDEQEFRRAAEAALDRLKRHLIEREEEDDAGFEVEEQHGVLNVLFDEPPGKFVITPNTPVRQIWISALSTSFKLDWDAAASAFVLPRSGEKLVPLVDRLIQERQEG; from the coding sequence ATGATCGACGAGCAGGAATTTCGCCGGGCCGCAGAGGCTGCACTGGACAGGCTTAAACGCCATCTTATTGAGCGCGAAGAGGAAGACGACGCTGGGTTTGAGGTCGAGGAGCAGCATGGCGTGCTAAATGTTCTGTTTGACGAGCCACCAGGGAAGTTCGTGATCACGCCGAATACGCCGGTGCGACAGATATGGATTTCGGCGCTGTCGACGAGTTTCAAGCTCGATTGGGACGCTGCTGCGTCAGCATTTGTGCTGCCGCGGAGCGGAGAGAAGCTGGTTCCGCTGGTGGATCGGCTGATTCAGGAGAGGCAAGAAGGATAA